The window tccaaagaTAGTGTAAGGGAAATGATAAACGCACATGTTTTTTAGCCTCTTGCACACCCCATTTAAACATAATCGTTGATTTTGTTTGGCTTATTTAATCTAATGGCTAGAAAGAAAGATGGGTGTGTGATAAACTAAAAAGAATGTGCGAAAATTATTTCTAGAAGAGTAATTATAATATCACAGACTCCAACAAAGTGAAAAGGCTAAACTAAACATACTTGTAGCTATACCCATTTGcaattatatatgtacataaaaaaaaaataaaaataaaatgttacgAGCCTCACTGCCcagtttcaaattttgaatagaAGGCTCTAGATTATAAAGTTTAGCCTTTGTCATGCAGCTAATTAAGTACCTTTGCCATTGAACTAAGTTTTCATTGCTAATAGTAAATATGACAAGCACCAAATCAAATTCAATTATTTCATATTAACACTGGCCATGACTAAAATGCCCAAGAATGCATCTCTAGTCTCGAAAAATTATATAGTGATCGATGGTGACTCGTGCCATAAAATAGTCGTGAGTATTGATATTTCtggtttttgttcttcttttacACTATTAAAAATCACTTACAATTCTCTCTTTCAGAAATCTTGAAGATCATGCACACCCTCCATCTAGATTATAAAGTTTCAAACTTACTTTCATGATGCATTCCAAATATTATTTCATCTTATTGTGCTTTGAAAATGTAAATTTGTAGatgaattaaattaagacaTGCTATCCAGTTAAGTGTGTTAAACCCCCTCATATTTAGGCCTCAAAGTCGATGGTAATGATCATTGCTCATACCCCGATAAACACGGCCAGGTTATACACCAGCCATGCACTTTGACCTGGTTCTCATACCCTCCAAACCATCCTTTGTCCGAAACAACAGTTGAGAAAAGTATTAATACCTGGCGGCAATTTCATAGCCCGCCAAAAGGAAAGAGATCCAGAATCAACTCTTGATCTCTTCTCCTTGGGagcttttatacctttgttacGCACTCTCCTGGGATTTGTATACCTTTAATTGTTTTCCTCTTAAGTTTATACCTTTTAACTGTTTCTCTCTAGAGATCTATACCTTTCGATAGCGAAAATGCCTCGAGGAACTCTTGAAGTTAACCTTGTTAATGCCAAGGGCCTTAAAAACACAGAGTTTTTCGGTAAATTTGGCTCTCTTTGATCTCACTCACGATTTTTTTGTGTGtgcaaatatatattttttgtaatgGTAAATATAACGTGACCTGCTGATGAGTTGAGTTTGGTATTGTCATTCTGTTTATCAAGTTTACATTGTGAGCCCTTTAAATAGAGTTTACAATAAATTTTTCTCTTTTGATGTAATTAAAATGTTCAATTGTAGGCAATATGGATCCTTATGTCATCATCACCTGCAAGAAACAGCAGAAGAAGAGCAAGGTCGCAACAGGTGATCAGTTCTAGTCCGCCAAATCTCATACATTTATTTACATTGTAGAGTAATATTTTTTCTACATGCAAACAAATGGGGGAGCTAGGAATAACTTGTTCgtgtttaaataaaattaatgtcTTGCCAACGGTCATTCGAAAAATATAGTTTTATGTTTGTGCAGCACAAGGGTCCAATCCAGAATGGAATGAGAACTTTGTATTCAGCGTCGCTGATGGTGTGACAGAACTCCACCTGATGATCATGGACAAGGATACTGGTACCGCCGATGACTTTGTGGGAGAATTAAGGCAAGTTGTGGccaaaatatgtaaaaaaaaaaaattctagtcAATTAACATTCAAGTTAGATTTACATTCGCAGTTTTCTTAATATGTACTTTAACATAAGAACTATGGTTTCATGATCATTGCAGTATTCCACTAAGAACAATTTATGAGGAAGGGAAACTACCACCAATGAAATACAATGTCCTAAGGAACAAAAAGTACCACGGAGAGATTAAAATCGGATTCACGTTCACTCCAGctgtaatttttctttttcattaattactttCATGCTTAAAATCAAAATATTGAACCCAAATTATTATCAATAGATAACGCGATAGCGCTTCTAAATTCTGAATGTGGGATTTGATATTCTCAACAGAATTATTCTTTGAATATTTTCAAGTAATTATGTGTTTTTTTCTCAGGTGACCAATGATCGAGAGTTGGAATTTGTAGGTGGATGGAAAGAGTCGTCATACTAGACTAGTTCTATGTGCTTGAAATTTACACTCTTGGCTTAGGACATTTCGGGGTTCCGATTCTAATAAATTGTATTATCCCATTAATTACaagaaattttcatttttgaagttGAGCATTATTATATTTATGTGCATGttaattttcattcatttttttttaataaacaaacaACTTCCTCGCACAACAAAGGCCGGGCCAAATACATCTGCAagtaaaacaaaccctaatagAGAAGGATCCTCCTTCCAAAGCAAAGAACAAGAAATTCTTAAACGTAGTATAGCAAGCAAAAGTTTACCCCAAAATTTCACACACAGAGTCGGAGTAAGAAGATCATTACTGATTACCCTACACGAACACAATCTTGTGGGAAGCAAGGGAAGCACCAAGAGTGATGCAGAGCACCACTCCTTATCAAAGATATGTCACTTTACATGATCAACCTCCATACACCACAAGGGCACTGCCTCTCAACAACATTTTTTTGAGTGAAAAATACAGATGCACCCCTAATAGTACAAATGTGTCACCTCCATTTGATTCTGTCTAAATTTCTTTTAAATGATTCTAATGTAAGAAAAGTGTAATCACCTCAAACCAAAGATCACAGATATGCCATTAAGACACGAACTCAAGAACAGCACTTGTAGCTTGTAAAGACCGGATGGAGGTAAAATACCTTCGCAGTTGTAACCCAGCCTCTTGATAATTATCTTAATGAAAATCTTCTcttgacaaaaataaaacttgCACTTGGTCCATACTTCTCTTCCTAATGTTACACGAGATCCATGTTCTTTCcctattattaattaaaaacaaataagaaGTCATGAAATATATTACTCATGGATCCCttctttcttaaaaaaaaagtttgattgATTGAGCAAAGCTTCGTTAATGCTCAGTTACGAATATTTCTACTATGTAGAATCGATTACAACCTATTTGGCATTATATCGCGATTCTTCACAGATTCACTCatcacatgattatatataattatctaAGCTTAAGTCCAACTTAATATTTATGTAAGCTTCGGaccaaaatatcaaaaataaaaatctgtATGTAAGCATGGACATCGCTTAAGTAGGCATTTGCTTGTCAATCTCCAGACCCTGATCCTTGGTTTTTATTTACcaaaacaactaaaaaaaatatcccTTGCCAGAGGAAATAATTTGTCTGGTCAAATTGGGTTTCATTGAATATCCTTCAGGACAAATTGGTCACGCAAAAACAGTCGCTCGAAGTCTTATTCGATGAAAAATACACATCCGTCGGGTGAACTGAGTTTGACCGACGAAAGAAGTCGCCGAGTAATAAAGAAGCATTGACTTACTTCACCCAACAAATACATCTAATCCGATGACATAACTTCGTTGCGTCACTCGAaattaataaaatgaaaattttggccCGACGAGAATTTCGTCCGGtaactgttaaaaaaaaaacaataaaagtttGCTCGGTGATATATTCGTCCCCTAaccgttttaatttttttaaatactcaagattaaaaaaaaattaatttaaataaattctttaATTCTCATTATATTAATTAAAAGGCCAAAAATCAATCACaaccttaaatatttatttaattatattaaaaattaatatttgtaCAACTACTCGAATGGCAGCTGAGGTGGTTGGCAGTGGAGCCAGGAATTATTTTGTGGGTGGCCTAAGCTAAAATTATTACTACGAAAtcaaatgtttaaatttttttgttaccTACATAAAGGTATATGTGATAACTTGTCCCtgattttacgattttattaatttgaaaaatgtgaaattgacgaaaatgctcTAGAAGTGAGATTGTTGACTTTAGTTGACCATGTTTTAATAATGCATACGAGCTATTATTTTATCGTATTCTCGGAGTACTCGACGATACGAATGCGTAGGTGCAAGCagaatcaaaatcggagctacgGTTAAAATTTTACGAAACATCGAATACTGAGGACAAATtgataaatttcatttttgggAGATATTTTTGTGACTTTTTTTAGGGAGCCACGTGGATGATTGTGATGAGTGAGAGAGACGGATGAGAGGAGGAAGAAAGGAGAGATGGGAGAAGGGATTGCCCCAATTGGAGGAGAGAAAAGGAGGGTGGATGGACCAACTAGAAGAAAGAGGTGAGGAGATGGACCCATtaggaggagagaaaggagaaacatgagggaaaggagagaggaaaCTGGCCTTGGACCCGCGAGTTGGCCCAGTTTTGGGCAGAAAATCCGACGGTTTTTTCGTCCAATTTCCATCATCATCAAACCTCATCACAACTTTGAACCACCGACTGGTTTTAGCCTGATGTTGCTAGAAACCCACCGACTGGTTCGAGTGGTTCCAAACTTTGAACCACCATTTGTGAAGCGAATTCTTTCGATCTTCACCACCATTATACTCCCCTTGaagcctagaacaaagcccaaacaactatAGGGGTGGCGGAGCACCGGAGGTGACGAATCGAAGCCACCTATTCCTAAGGTTTCCGGCGAGTTCGAGggaaattggagcttttcccggccaaattggacttggccacaagtATAAAACTTTTTCTACTCAttaagatcttcatttctatgaaattttgtaatttttggaaataattgATTTTTTCCCACGGGTCGGGGCGGCGCGTGGGCAGAGACACCATTTGACCTCTCTAGGATAAAGTGAGTGCCCCAATTCCATATTAGACATCTGATTGATGAAATTCCATTGTTTGGTTATATTTCTATTAAGGGCTGCCACTTGGTTATTATATGATTTGATGATCCGAtcattggatcgtcaccaaactttgatacgtaatagtacataatatttaaggatattaAGAACTGACGAATAGAGAATCTGACATATGGATCTTCTCGAATGggttttctaagtttgtaaatctAAACGTCAGCTGCCACTTAATTTTTaacaattggcggagatctgaCTGTTGGATCATTCCGAAACTTTAGGAcattgttctagaagcttattgAAACCCTTGGGAAGTTGCGGATAGGAAATCCAAGGTGCGGATCTTCTGGATCGAATTACATAGGGTTGTGGACCTTACCGTCGGCCTTTGACTGACAATTAACTTTTGGTCAATAGGTCACAAAGCATTCTAGAACatccttgggaatgtgttttatgtaattaGGTGTTCTATCGATTAGAATTTTGAGAcatgatttgatatttgttctagACGACGATCGCTCGTGACGCGATActcgtgctagggagttgtagtgcgtgttggaaatgtgccctataaccaatcatatgatgatactttacagatatttcacatgttaaactattctagtttaatataaagggcaaagattattgttttaagctgtctcatataaatgttatatgctcaaacgataagtccaaggaatatgtaattgggataatgtgatctaaagaagttagatttataagactattctctttcatatacatatcctaaacattcctgatcataggattgccaattgggcattgacattCCTGATCTTAAGGAgaatgactagtctcgagtcattggtgtgactgacaccaagataagcatataagtgctcaatagagaataagtccactgaacacgatcaacaaggagttctcatattcatgtcacatgagaactcatggttgggataatgcaaagtagttttttgacctgaggcatcatagttgtcttgtggttaggtccttgatctttgactatgtcaaagtcactccatcagagggtgtccacgacatagttggggttaagccacttagccatggaggcaagtgaatgcacaacaagggatctctaaccttcaaaccgtttgagggagaatactctatgatatgattaagaatctctggccaaagtatgaatgagatttaagaagtcattccaaatcacattcaaggtaatcatataagtaagagaatacATTGAataatagacatgaataaactatcaaaccaaacaatgtggtcaagagtattatattagagaaataccatattgcattgtaatcctaaactgaataggttatccaTCTCTTCTGATTAACTTGGGTTGCCGtaacatactgctaggtgtcactcatggtttgtggaagccctaaagatgagtaatcattaaagggagaattgaaagtatgtttcaattcacaattgttagttaagagtaacaatcgcccattgcttcgctaaaaggaacctaatggatcatacaccgagtaaggtagagattgaagaaacaacggagataagtaaggataattaaatggtttaattatttatggctaggattaattaatatgttaattaatcaaattaatatgttaattaatcaaatgaatatgttcgttatagacctcgggttagttttggaccgcaaggcccaatgggatttgaatgtgaagcccattaactcaagttgtatgacaacttgaaaacacaaagggcttgaaagcccaatgaacccttaatggctggccatatagagaggggtagcgaacttggcttaattgcaagtttgccagtccattgtgaggtggtataaaggcaactttatagccatttcatcctaagGGTTTCTTtcggagaaaagatgagaacacaatgctctATGTCACTCATCTCTAAAgtaaaatagctagcaatcttacttcctctaggtcactcatctcttcatcaatgctctccttggtgtggagacctagaggttccctttcttgggaacttggagaatccattccaccaccctcctccaagaaatccatggagcaaagaagtaaggaatgaaggccgtatctcttgggtgattagcctttgcttatgcaaagaggaatcaacaaaggtataagatttctcaactcactttgttttgagttgagtcttggttcaccataactactaggctttgaatttcatgggtaaagttttgtttttgagtgcatacaagcatgattctgccttttaattgttaatagcatgtatagatgttgctcaaatgaactagttttcacaaatatttccttcagtgcggacttcaggtgagtgggtcgtttcttttatatagtatatacaTATTTGTTAGTTTCCATTCATGCACACATATGCGTATGTTTATTGATGCCATGATTATATCTACGACTGTGAATGatattatgttgactagaattattgaatcgttatagcatgcttatatttatgtagtctgctcatcattagtgcaccctggtgttagttcTCGCctagggccagggccagtctttcacatgtatgttcacCTCTGCATCGCACGCTTGCCTTAGATCtaagtaggtgccagtcctatcATATAGGCTGCATTTGGTAACttcgactcataggtgaccgcGAATAGCGCCAatcttcacatgattgtagcactaaagcgtatattatgattacacccagtcctgtcgtacaggttacattaggcaactccgactcgtgtgctagcatagattgatgaacaTCAGTTCAATCGTACAGGTCGCATTAGGTGACTTCTacttgtgtgctagcatagattgacgagcacctgattttacttatattactattgagattttgtgattttggatgtGCTGCCCTTAGTTACGAGATTTtgcaggctacggtaagtatttttatactatacatagtaagtatattttggaaactatacttgttttacagcgaggggttacaatgttttcagaagggtttttataaaactttattttcagactcactcacccttgtttttcgcccctccaggttttattagttGAGCTTTCTTAACGATGAGGATTCGTGGaaaatcttggtattggagattaccttcaattgtatgattctcaatccactctactatactttacttatgctctaacatcacgtgtgaaatgggttcattcccgctcatagcgcactcttatatttaggcacttttaggtttatatttattcacattttccattatactacactttatggcttcgtcacctttcaggtgtcagccagcacagctcgattcagaATCCAAGTGGGCATTCTTGGTCAGGGTGTGTCTGTTTGGTATAAGAGCATAAGTTTGGGCAGTATTGCATTCATCACACGCGTGATGTATACATTCTCGAttcttgagcctaaatgttgaATTTTGCCACCTTGTCGACTACGAAAAAtgtgttaggttttcctaagtTTTTTGTGGATTAGGTGACTTATTGACATTCGAGAAAATCACTTTGGCGATAGCCTCTAAAATTTAAGTGAAGAATTTCCTTGCCAAGGAAAGATGTAGATTTGAGACAATTTGTAGGCCCTAAATCAAGGCTATTATATCGATAGTTGTGCATCACGGGAAATTTGGTAATTCCATTACCATCTAGTCATTTCTACCAACCCTTTCGAGAATGGAAACTAGAAATAGTTTTGATTCCTTGGTAGCATCCGTTAGTATATCATCTATTAGAATTCATACAAAGTTTACTTCGTCAAAATTTCCGTAAATGTCTcatgtgacaatgtggtgctaaAACAGTAGCATTTGACGAAAGAACATCTTGGGACAATCACTTTTGGTCCTCGATAACACTAATCTTTTCAAATGCATTAATGATGATTCCAGATCTTCAGGAGGAAAATCGACTTCCGTTTAAGTCCGTTCTAAATTAGATTAATAACAACTTCCTTTCCGGCTTTAGGATGTTCCAACCAATACTAGTTTTCCGAATTTCTTTTGGTGATGTACTTGTCATTTTGACAAGCATAGGCGCAAGTGTACGAGTTGTTATACCTACGGCCAATAGAAAACCCCGAAGTAGTAAGTATTTTCCCTAGAATTAATGACCCAACTCACAAGACCAGTTCCTTACTAATCGTCTGAAAACAACTACCCGAGCGAACTCTAGCCTGTAATTAGCCTATGGTGGTGCTACTAATTGATGATATTGTTCGATATCCAGGAACTGTCAACCAGTATTCAGGCAGTATGATTTTTAATACCGGACACATGTGCTAGTATCTGGGAGTGATACCTTTATACCAGAATGTCGGTTTACAGTTTCAGGGTAGTGAACAATATTAAAATATCTTATGTTCATTAATTAGCGACGCGACTGTTAAACTGATTAACAATAACTATTTGAGCTAAAGAAACTAAATCATGGAAATTTAGGAGCAAGCCTTGTCTTAGGACAGTAAATTCCTAGTGGTGTTAATCATATTACCCAGTTAGGTAACCCGAACGTTCTCACCAAGTCATTCGTGTGGTAACGTCCACCGACAAACATTAGAATCTAAGTATGAGTTAATCTGACACTATTAGAGTGAATTGAGTATCGAGAAAACTGTGAAGACCTATTAGCACGTGGCATAGTGAAAGGAAGTAATATGGTACGTTTTGAAGACGTACATCCAGGCGTCATTTCCCAAAATTTTACCTGGAATATCACCAAAATGTGAAATGAAGTACATCATCGACCCACTTCTTAGTATTACACCAATTTTCCTTGCTTCATATTGAACGTCTCTGACATCATTGAGAAACTTAGTTACTAAAGCTTACCGATTATGAATTTATCCAACCAAACACCTTATCTAGGAAACCTCAAACCTATTCTTGAAGGCGAAAGGCCGAACCTTGAGGTCGTACCTAGATTTTAGCAACTCTATCAGGTAATGATTAAAAACCATTTAAACCCTACTTCGAGTTAATGGTCTAGCCAACCAACCTTTGTAACTCGAGCTTTCTTCCATAGCCTGACGAATTCGTGGTGGTCTTACCGATGACTTTCTCATCTACCCTAGCAACGAGACCAAATTTTCTTAACACTGGCATTTAGTTTTATATCAAATTTCTCAACTGTAAATCTTGAATAAATTAGTACTTTTCTCAAGAGATGTGATCTCAATAAACAATATCCTTTCTTTTTCCCAAAAAGGTTTTCGTGGAAAAAGGTTGAAATTCTCGCAAAGTGTTGTGAAATTCGAGATATCTTTGGTCTTGTCGATTTTATTGACAATTGGTTAGCGATTTTTCAGCTATAGTGTCTTTCCTCACTTAAGACCAAGGAAAGTTAGTTTAATTTAGGATGTTGACTATGAATAAAGTTCCTGACAACTAAACTGTTGTCTCATCTCACATTGGTTTTACACCTTTCGATAACTTTGACTATCTTGAAAATCCAGGATGACATGTTATTTGGATGTTTCGACTGTGCAGAAGCAGTATGACAAAGTATCACTTATATTTAGAACTGTACGAAATGAATCATCTTACTTATGACTTTAAGTCAACAGTTACCATCTTTACTTGGAAATCGGATGACATTTCTCTGTGGAGATACGTGTCCAAAATATTTATCAACCTTAGACATCTCAAGTACATATTCATCTGAAAATAATTAGATTTCTGACACTAACGATGGAAGAACCAAGACAATGTCTACACTTGCACTTCGTGTATCATCCCGGTTGTGCAAACGTAGTTACTATTTACAGCAGCAAAAACATATTTACCTTTGAGCATTCCCAGCCTTTCCTATTTCGTTTCAGTTGGAATTCACAAGTTTGGATATGATGTTATTTGCGAATAATCAATAAATCGTTCGAGTGGTTATAATCACTTTCTGTATGAGGTATCTTGTGCATGTGGAGATTATTATGATGTTTCAATGATTATAGACCGACTTGACAAGTCAACTTACTCCGTTGGTCCA is drawn from Malus domestica chromosome 14, GDT2T_hap1 and contains these coding sequences:
- the LOC103454737 gene encoding elicitor-responsive protein 3-like → MPRGTLEVNLVNAKGLKNTEFFGNMDPYVIITCKKQQKKSKVATAQGSNPEWNENFVFSVADGVTELHLMIMDKDTGTADDFVGELSIPLRTIYEEGKLPPMKYNVLRNKKYHGEIKIGFTFTPAVTNDRELEFVGGWKESSY